Proteins encoded within one genomic window of Xiphophorus maculatus strain JP 163 A chromosome 11, X_maculatus-5.0-male, whole genome shotgun sequence:
- the LOC102220649 gene encoding interferon regulatory factor 2-binding protein 1-like, with protein MSSASQPSSRRQWCYLCDLPKMPWAMLWEFSEAVCRGCVNYDGADRIELLIETARQLKSTHGVLDGRSPGPQQSKPGSVGTVETGRQHSERVDRGRGEYGVSSRLPNGLHRAEDVALSEGSRQSPNTRRVVTGAVPGLHSTISHALIAQGLVAGPHGLLAPLSGSRTASTPIAVSAGPIMGEGGRRQAVSLGVGASTSALVGIDPAVWRNNEVMAELNEVARNRVEGWPNRPKAVRDVLVALSNSIPFNVRFRKDHNLQGRVLAFDASTTPEFELKVFVEYPVGSGIIFSGIPDLVRQMFRDSAKDAGKAVNSGLRYVEYEKRQGTGDWRGLSELLNDGVRMFKEPPIPEVLPQPDPVLSLAATGRPGPAKSTTRRRKASPGSENGESDGRPDHPARESWPRSAYTEPLPGMAAPQEGPPRLHSQPSPISALMGVTDSLSSSQMPRDSPGMSAAHSLAAGRSTSSSPSTASTSASQASMGQSMSAVGLSGNANTGESTSSTQGTLLCCTLCRERLEDTHFVQCPSVPHHKFCFPCTRAFIRSQGQGGEVYCPSGERCPLAGSNVPWAFMQGEISTILAGDGDVTVKKEE; from the coding sequence ATGTCCTCCGCCTCGCAGCCTTCCTCCAGACGGCAGTGGTGCTACCTCTGCGATCTGCCCAAGATGCCGTGGGCCATGCTGTGGGAATTCAGCGAAGCGGTGTGCCGGGGATGTGTCAACTACGACGGCGCGGACCGGATCGAGCTCCTGATTGAAACTGCGCGGCAGCTGAAGAGCACGCACGGGGTGTTAGACGGCAGGTCTCCCGGACCCCAGCAAAGCAAACCCGGCTCGGTGGGGACCGTCGAAACGGGGCGGCAGCATAGTGAGCGCGTAGACAGGGGCAGGGGGGAATATGGGGTGTCTTCCCGGCTCCCTAACGGCTTGCACCGAGCTGAGGACGTGGCTTTATCGGAGGGAAGCCGACAGAGCCCGAACACCCGCCGGGTTGTGACCGGTGCAGTGCCCGGGCTCCACAGCACCATCTCTCACGCCTTGATAGCTCAGGGGTTGGTGGCGGGTCCTCACGGGCTTTTAGCCCCGTTATCGGGCTCCCGAACTGCCAGCACACCCATCGCAGTCTCAGCCGGGCCCATCATGGGTGAGGGTGGCAGAAGGCAGGCGGTGTCTCTGGGGGTGGGCGCCAGCACTTCTGCCCTTGTGGGTATAGATCCAGCAGTGTGGAGGAACAATGAGGTGATGGCCGAACTGAACGAAGTGGCCAGAAACCGGGTGGAAGGCTGGCCGAACCGACCCAAAGCGGTGCGAGACGTGCTGGTGGCTCTGAGCAACTCCATCCCCTTCAATGTCCGCTTCAGGAAAGACCACAACCTCCAGGGCCGCGTCCTGGCTTTTGATGCCAGCACAACTCCAGAGTTTGAGCTGAAGGTCTTCGTCGAGTATCCTGTGGGCTCCGGGATCATCTTCTCAGGGATCCCGGACCTGGTCCGACAGATGTTCCGGGATTCGGCGAAAGATGCAGGCAAAGCTGTGAATTCTGGCCTGCGATACGTGGAGTACGAGAAGCGGCAGGGTACAGGGGACTGGCGTGGGCTGTCCGAACTCCTGAACGACGGCGTGAGGATGTTCAAGGAGCCGCCCATCCCAGAGGTCCTGCCCCAGCCGGACCCAGTGCTGTCGTTGGCGGCAACAGGCCGCCCGGGTCCGGCAAAAAGCACGACCAGACGCCGGAAAGCTTCTCCCGGCTCGGAAAACGGAGAGAGTGACGGGAGACCTGACCACCCAGCCAGGGAGTCCTGGCCCCGGAGCGCCTACACGGAGCCTCTGCCCGGCATGGCGGCCCCTCAGGAAGGGCCGCCGCGCCTCCACAGCCAGCCGTCGCCCATCTCGGCCCTGATGGGCGTCACAGACAGCCTGAGCTCCAGTCAGATGCCCAGAGACAGCCCAGGCATGTCCGCAGCCCACTCCTTGGCAGCCGGTCGCTCCACCAGCAGCAGCCCATCCACCGCCTCCACCTCGGCTTCCCAGGCATCCATGGGCCAGAGCATGAGCGCGGTGGGGCTGAGCGGCAACGCCAACACCGGGGAGAGCACGAGCAGCACGCAGGGCACCCTGCTCTGCTGCACACTCTGCAGAGAGCGCCTGGAGGACACACACTTTGTCCAGTGTCCCTCCGTCCCTCACCACAAGTTCTGCTTCCCCTGCACCCGAGCGTTCATCCGCAGCCAGGGCCAGGGAGGGGAGGTGTACTGCCCGAGCGGGGAGCGCTGCCCCCTGGCCGGTTCCAACGTGCCTTGGGCCTTCATGCAGGGGGAAATCTCCACCATCCTGGCTGGAGATGGAGATGTGACGGTAAAGAAGGAGGAGTGA